A stretch of Halanaerobiaceae bacterium ANBcell28 DNA encodes these proteins:
- a CDS encoding HIT domain-containing protein: MEDCVFCKIVNGELDTEILYEDEFLIAFKDISPKASVHLLIIPKEHIPTVLDLDEDDDLITRIYRVAKILADEYDIAEDGFRIVNNCNQNGGQIVYHLHFHLLGGEKLGDIA; this comes from the coding sequence ATGGAAGATTGTGTTTTTTGTAAAATAGTTAATGGTGAATTGGATACAGAAATATTATATGAGGATGAATTTCTTATCGCATTCAAGGATATTAGTCCTAAAGCAAGTGTTCACTTATTAATTATTCCAAAAGAGCATATTCCTACAGTATTGGATCTAGATGAAGATGATGATTTAATTACTCGTATTTATCGTGTTGCCAAAATCTTAGCTGATGAATATGATATAGCGGAAGATGGTTTTAGAATTGTAAATAATTGCAATCAAAATGGTGGGCAGATAGTCTATCATCTGCATTTTCATCTCCTTGGAGGAGAAAAATTAGGAGATATAGCTTAA
- a CDS encoding GatB/YqeY domain-containing protein yields MSLKESLLEDMKMAMKNKDKQKLSVIRMARAAIKNVEIAKRKDLSDNEVINVLAKEVKQRRDSILEYKKGNKEDAITRLNEEIKILTEYLPEQLDKNEIEGLVNEVISDLGASSMADIGKVMSSIMPKVKGRADGNIVNLLVRKKLS; encoded by the coding sequence TTGTCTCTAAAAGAAAGTTTATTAGAAGATATGAAAATGGCTATGAAAAATAAGGATAAACAAAAGTTGTCTGTTATTAGGATGGCTAGAGCAGCTATTAAGAATGTAGAAATTGCTAAAAGAAAAGATCTTAGTGATAATGAAGTAATCAATGTCCTTGCAAAAGAAGTAAAGCAGCGACGGGATTCAATTTTAGAATATAAAAAGGGTAATAAGGAAGATGCCATCACAAGGTTAAATGAAGAAATTAAAATTCTTACTGAATATTTACCAGAACAATTAGATAAAAATGAAATAGAAGGTTTGGTGAATGAAGTAATTAGTGATTTAGGTGCGTCTTCTATGGCAGATATAGGGAAAGTTATGAGTTCTATTATGCCCAAAGTAAAGGGTAGAGCTGACGGTAATATTGTTAATTTACTAGTTCGTAAGAAATTAAGTTAA